One window of Thermacetogenium phaeum DSM 12270 genomic DNA carries:
- the eno gene encoding phosphopyruvate hydratase, which translates to MPQISNVVAREILDSRGNPTVEVDVYLEDGSFGSAAVPSGASTGVHEALELRDGDGARYLGKGVLKAVANVNDVIATEVAGMEATDQVLIDQTMIELDGTPNKERLGANAILGVSLAVAKAAADSVGLPLYRYLGGVGARLLPVPMMNILNGGKHADNNVDIQEFMIVPRGAGSIRDAIRMGAEVFHNLKKVLKGKGYNTAVGDEGGFAPNLKSNEEALEVIVDAIQRAGYKPGEEIFLALDVAASELYKDGRYHFRSTGDSLTASETIDFYEKLVGSYPIVSIEDGLAEDDWEGWKELTERLGGKIQLVGDDIFVTNKKRLERGIKEGVANSILIKVNQIGTLTETLEAVEMAARAGYTAVISHRSGETEDTTIADLAVATCTGQIKTGAPSRTDRVAKYNQLIRIEEDLGEAALYAGLL; encoded by the coding sequence ATGCCGCAAATCAGCAATGTCGTTGCAAGGGAGATCCTGGATTCCCGGGGGAATCCAACGGTTGAGGTTGATGTTTACCTGGAGGATGGGAGCTTCGGCAGTGCGGCCGTTCCCTCCGGGGCCTCGACCGGGGTGCATGAGGCCCTGGAACTGCGGGATGGCGACGGGGCCCGCTATCTGGGAAAGGGCGTTTTGAAGGCGGTTGCAAATGTGAACGACGTCATTGCCACCGAGGTGGCGGGGATGGAGGCCACCGACCAGGTTCTGATCGACCAGACCATGATTGAGCTTGATGGCACTCCTAACAAGGAGAGGCTCGGAGCCAACGCCATTCTCGGCGTTTCTCTGGCGGTTGCGAAAGCCGCCGCCGACAGCGTCGGGCTGCCTCTCTACCGTTACCTCGGCGGTGTCGGAGCCAGGCTGCTGCCGGTTCCCATGATGAATATTCTCAACGGCGGGAAGCACGCCGACAACAATGTGGATATCCAGGAGTTCATGATCGTCCCGCGGGGCGCCGGCAGCATCCGGGATGCCATCAGAATGGGTGCGGAGGTATTCCACAATTTAAAAAAGGTGCTGAAGGGGAAGGGCTACAATACGGCCGTTGGGGATGAGGGAGGATTCGCCCCGAATTTGAAATCCAATGAAGAGGCCCTGGAGGTGATCGTGGACGCCATCCAGCGGGCCGGCTACAAACCCGGTGAAGAAATATTCCTGGCTTTGGATGTGGCCGCCAGCGAACTCTATAAAGACGGCAGATACCACTTCCGCAGCACCGGTGATTCCCTGACCGCTTCAGAGACGATTGACTTTTACGAGAAGCTGGTCGGCAGCTACCCGATCGTCTCCATAGAGGACGGGCTCGCCGAGGACGACTGGGAGGGATGGAAAGAGTTGACAGAGCGGCTGGGGGGGAAGATCCAGCTGGTGGGGGACGATATCTTCGTCACCAACAAGAAGCGCCTGGAGCGCGGCATCAAAGAGGGGGTTGCCAACTCCATCCTGATCAAGGTGAACCAGATCGGTACCCTGACCGAAACCCTGGAGGCAGTAGAGATGGCGGCGAGGGCCGGTTATACGGCGGTGATCTCCCACCGTTCCGGGGAAACCGAGGACACCACCATTGCCGATCTGGCGGTGGCTACCTGCACCGGGCAGATCAAGACGGGTGCGCCCTCCCGAACCGACCGCGTGGCCAAGTACAACCAGTTGATCAGGATCGAAGAGGACCTGGGTGAGGCGGCCCTTTACGCCGGGCTGTTGTAA
- the secG gene encoding preprotein translocase subunit SecG, which yields MLKTILMILEVLVSIGLITTILMQSGRASGLSGAIAGGAQALLGKKKGLDEFLGKVSMVLAAAFLIITMLITVIE from the coding sequence TTGCTGAAGACCATTTTGATGATACTGGAAGTGCTGGTGAGCATCGGCCTGATAACGACGATCTTGATGCAGTCCGGAAGGGCCTCCGGCCTTTCGGGGGCTATCGCCGGAGGCGCCCAGGCCCTGCTGGGCAAGAAGAAGGGGCTTGATGAGTTTCTCGGAAAGGTTTCCATGGTTCTTGCCGCAGCCTTTCTCATCATCACCATGCTGATAACCGTAATTGAGTAA